The Saccharomyces paradoxus chromosome VIII, complete sequence genome has a window encoding:
- a CDS encoding uncharacterized protein (similar to YHL017W), translating into MNRTWLLLTWLLLLCGTVQGNQETINQKYHDVCSGMYSKEDFNGKVDPFISFTLEELSLAEEDDDGEGVSVAVFDFQDYEHIGVRLPNGEIQYICDDYALDLGLCEASSEGQFIIQETAIDPFTSKEHKLTSQILTFTQQELGTNEKTYPINKTGYYCVTTSSFISSSSKFRATVNFRNAYGQLDASEAYKMPIYAFLAVAYAICTLAYSWLCWKHRHELLPLQRYILVFCIFLTADTIFVWMYYIIENQKGNSSVALHVYMVFISIFSAGKMTFTLLLALLISFGYGIVYPKLDRTLLRKCQIFAVFTFAVWVAFLIQKYSQNSESLSNLILITAIPLVLCLFAFYYLTLSSMNKTMTYLKEQNQVVKLNMYRKLIILSYISLFILFLGLLVSTFAYIGMDTVDMIEQYWKTEFLITDTWPSFVYFLVFVVFAFFWRPTSTSYLLACSHQLPTDLENVSEFDLDDINSLSDEAPPNREPRNDYQEHDHNMDIDLASDFEEVPSVNANMDANNDVLFDVDYDRDTKNDRHAT; encoded by the coding sequence ATGAATAGAACGTGGCTATTGCTGACGTGGCTATTGCTACTCTGTGGGACAGTTCAAGGGAACCAAGAAACCataaatcaaaaatatcacGATGTCTGTTCAGGAATGTATTCCAAGGAGGATTTCAATGGAAAAGTGGACCCCTTCATATCATTTACGTTAGAGGAACTGTCACTTGCtgaagaagacgatgatGGTGAGGGGGTTAGTGTTGCTGTGTTTGATTTCCAAGATTATGAGCACATTGGTGTGCGGTTACCCAATGGGGAAATTCAGTATATTTGCGATGACTACGCATTGGATTTGGGCCTCTGTGAAGCTTCATCCGAGGGGCAATTTATCATTCAAGAGACGGCTATCGACCCATTCACCAGTAAGGAACATAAGTTAACCAGTCAAATTTTGACTTTTACTCAACAAGAATTGGGCACGAACGAAAAGACATACCCAATAAATAAAACTGGCTACTATTGTGTGACCACGTCgtctttcatttcttccaGTTCCAAGTTTAGGGCCACGGTGAATTTTAGGAACGCTTACGGCCAATTAGATGCTTCAGAGGCATACAAGATGCCTATTTATGCCTTTTTGGCCGTCGCTTATGCCATCTGTACGCTAGCGTACTCTTGGTTATGTTGGAAGCATAGACACGAATTACTACCTTTACAAAGATACATCTTAGTATTTTGTATCTTCCTAACAGCTGATACTATTTTCGTCTGGATGTACTATATCATTGAGAATCAGAAGGGAAACTCTAGCGTGGCTCTTCATGTATATATGGTTTTCATATCGATCTTTAGCGCTGGCAAGATGACTTTCACACTTCTCCTCGCCTTGCTGATATCTTTCGGTTACGGTATAGTGTATCCAAAACTGGACCGTACATTGCTAAGAAAATGTCAGATATTTGCGGTATTCACATTTGCAGTATGGGTTGCGTTCTTAATCCAAAAATATTCCCAAAATTCCGAGTCTTTATccaatttgattttgattaCTGCTATCCCCTTAGTACTATGCCTATTCGCTTTCTATTATTTGACcctttcttcaatgaacAAAACGATGACCTATTTAAAGGAACAAAATCAAGTGGTCAAATTAAACATGTACAGAAAATTGATCATATTGAGTTACATTTCGTTGTTTATACTATTTTTGGGCTTATTGGTCTCTACTTTTGCGTACATTGGGATGGACACGGTTGACATGATAGAACAATATTGGAAAACAGAATTTCTCATCACAGATACTTGGCCCagttttgtttatttcttgGTCTTCGTCGTTTTCGCATTCTTCTGGAGACCTACAAGTACATCCTATTTACTGGCGTGCTCGCATCAATTACCAACTGACTTGGAAAATGTATCAGAATTCGATTTGGATGATATAAATTCTTTATCTGATGAAGCACCGCCTAACAGGGAACCACGCAATGACTATCAAGAACACGATCACAACATGGACATTGATTTAGCGTCcgattttgaagaagtaCCAAGTGTTAATGCAAACATGGACGCAAATAATGACGTATTGTTCGACGTAGATTACGATAGGGACACAAAAAATGATAGACATGCTACATAA
- the AIM17 gene encoding Aim17p (similar to YHL021C): MLRSNLGRGSRILARLTTTPRMYTSAAAAAAANRGHIIKTYFNRDSTTITFSMEESSKPVSVCFNNVFLRDASQSANLVTTGELYHNEKMTAPQDIQISEDGKSLEVKWKDGGHHRFPLQFLVDYKGSSFVSPATRKQESRYKPQLWNKHILKNNIKDLLSVNYNEFIDPKDDSKLFQVMVNLQKFGIAFISGTPSSPSEGLTIQKICERIGPIRSTVHGEGTFDVNASQATSVNAHYANKDLPLHTDLPFLENVPGFQILQSLPAAKGEDPNTRPMNYFVDAFYATRNVRESDFEAYEALQIVPVNYIYENGDKRYYQSKPLIEHHDINEDNTLLGNYEALIKCINYSPPYQAPFTFGIYDKPSDLNNNPDLNLITTPAKLTERFLFKSFIRGLNLFESHINDFSNQFRLQLPENCCVIFNNRRILHANSLTSSNQQWLKGCYFDSDTFKSKLKFLEEKFPNDK; encoded by the coding sequence ATGTTAAGATCAAATTTAGGCAGAGGGTCTCGAATCCTCGCCAGACTAACCACTACACCAAGGATGTACACATCTGCGGCTGCGGCTGCAGCTGCGAATCGGGGGCATATCATCAAGACGTACTTTAATAGAGACTCTACGACAATTACCTTCTCCATGGAGGAGTCCAGCAAACCGGTTTCCGTTTGCTTCAACAATGTTTTCCTTAGAGATGCGTCCCAAAGTGCCAATCTGGTAACCACGGGAGAACTATATCATAACGAGAAAATGACCGCTCCTCAGGACATTCAAATCTCTGAGGACGGGAAATCTTTAGAGGTGAAATGGAAAGATGGCGGTCATCACCGGTTCCCTTTACAATTCCTTGTCGACTATAAGGGTTCCAGTTTTGTTTCACCAGCAACAAGAAAGCAGGAATCTAGATATAAACCCCAGTTGTGGAACAAGCACATCCTGAAAAATAACATCAAGGACTTGCTCTCCGTGAACTACAACGAGTTCATTGACCCTAAGGATGACTCCAAACTTTTCCAAGTGATGGTCAACCTACAAAAATTCGGTATCGCCTTCATTTCCGGTACTCCTTCATCCCCCTCTGAAGGCCTTACCATACAAAAGATCTGTGAGAGGATCGGACCCATAAGATCGACCGTACATGGCGAAGGAACATTTGATGTGAATGCATCGCAGGCAACAAGTGTCAATGCCCATTACGCCAATAAAGACTTACCATTGCATACGGATTTACcgtttttggaaaatgtaccaggttttcaaattctacAATCTTTGCCTGCTGCGAAAGGGGAAGATCCCAATACTAGACCCATGAATTATTTTGTGGACGCATTTTATGCTACGCGTAATGTTAGAGAATCGGATTTTGAAGCTTATGAAGCTTTACAAATCGTTCCTGTAAATTATATTTATGAAAACGGTGATAAGAGGTACTACCAATCCAAACCTTTGATCGAGCATCACGACATTAACGAAGACAATACTCTGCTAGGTAATTATGAGGCCTTGATCAAATGCATCAACTACTCCCCCCCATATCAGGCACCTTTCACTTTCGGAATTTATGATAAGCCCTCAGATCTTAATAACAATCCGGACTTGAATTTAATTACAACGCCAGCTAAACTAACAGAGAGATTTTTGTTTAAGTCGTTCATTAGAGGGTTGAATCTGTTCGAGAGTCATATTAATGACTTCAGCAATCAATTCAGATTGCAGTTGCCGGAAAACTGCTGTGTTATCTTTAACAACAGGAGAATTTTGCATGCCAACTCTTTAACAAGCTCAAATCAACAATGGTTAAAGGGTTGCTATTTCGATTCTGACACTTTCAAGAGTAAGTTGAAATTCTTAGAAGAGAAGTTTCCTAATGACAAATAA
- the RPS20 gene encoding 40S ribosomal protein uS10 (Protein component of the small (40S) ribosomal subunit~similar to YHL015W) encodes MSDFQKEKVEEQEQQQQQIIKIRITLTSTKVKQLENVSSNIVKNAEQHNLVKKGPVRLPTKVLKISTRKTPNGEGSKTWETYEMRIHKRYIDLEAPVQIVKRITQITIEPGVDVEVVVASN; translated from the coding sequence ATGTCTGACtttcaaaaggaaaaggttgaagaacaagaacaacaacaacaacaaatcaTCAAGATTAGAATCACTTTGACCTCCACCAAGGTTAAGCAATTGGAAAACGTTTCTTCCAACATTGTCAAGAACGCTGAACAACATAACTTGGTCAAGAAGGGTCCAGTCAGACTACCAACCAAGGTTTTGAAGATCTCCACCAGAAAGACTCCAAATGGTGAAGGTTCCAAAACTTGGGAAACCTACGAAATGAGAATCCACAAGAGATACATCGACTTGGAAGCTCCTGTTCAAATCGTTAAGAGAATCACTCAAATTACCATTGAACCTGGTGTGGATGTCGAAGTTGTTGTTGCTTCCAACTAA
- the APM2 gene encoding Apm2p (similar to YHL019C), with product MSSSLFILDENLEPLVSKNIRALPNLSSVLSSFKQCYHDESPPVLSQNNWFFIHLKRDFLHFVSVIHTTDKPNIDLMTILAFLEQFYHLLQKYFEIKVLTKNVILDNVLLVLELMDECIDFGIVQVTDPSIIKDYIRVKVNLPKVTIDNEEWSSNEESSSSSSGSDSDSQYSNTKKRKDKKRKKKNKKSTKGKNVGKNKLKSIMVNNKENRGINVVESVKETLRNKNDAGKESINDELPNDGNDLYINGDIAKTIIMPISWRTKGIHYAKNEFFLDVIERVQYLMDFEKGVIRKNLIHGEIVCRCYLSGMPKLKISINKILNKDPQFMSNSSFHQCVSLDSINTIEKEEEKDDDDDDDAGSQAATDAREIEFVPPDGEFVLCQYELKRHVKDAPMIKLKGFEIKPKLKKFKIQIVTKIQTNFKPTNSTSKLNVKIPLTKVFQEYKIDLSKQIRFKANIGKVVFNLSDDFLLWEIQTMKGHREHSTNNASQDKNDEDDPNTCASMVAEFPLFNQEEYDRLQEEMKTSMNPPPLRTGPRLEELYRQVHDQQTAHVTPRDKLVNIDFEIPYCTCSGLKVEYLKVEEPQLQYQSFPWVRYKTISDEEYAYIV from the coding sequence ATGTCGTCAAGCCTTTTTATCTTGGATGAAAATCTGGAGCCACTGGTATCTAAGAATATCAGGGCACTACCGAATCTGTCGTCGGTTCTTTCGAGCTTCAAACAATGTTATCATGACGAGTCGCCTCCAGTTCTCTCCCAGAACAATTGGTTCTTTATACATTTGAAGAGAGActttttgcattttgtTTCAGTGATACATACCACAGACAAACCGAATATAGATTTGATGACTATACTAGCCTTTCTAGAACAATTCTATCAtcttttacaaaaataCTTTGAAATCAAGGTCTTAACCAAAAATGTCATACTGGACAACGTCTTACTTGTCTTGGAATTGATGGACGAATGCATAGACTTTGGTATTGTACAAGTAACAGATCCAAGTATTATCAAGGACTACATCCGTGTTAAAGTCAATCTGCCAAAAGTCACAATAGACAACGAGGAGTGGAGCTCTAATGAAGAGAGcagtagtagtagtagcGGTAGCGATAGCGATAGCCAGTACAGTAAtacgaagaagaggaaggataaaaagaggaaaaagaagaataaaaagagCACCAAAGGGAAGAATGTGGGTAAGAACAAATTAAAAAGTATAATGGTAAACAATAAGGAAAATAGGGGCATCAACGTGGTAGAATCCGTCAAAGAGACACTGAGAAACAAGAATGATGCCGGTAAAGAGTCCATTAATGATGAGCTCCCCAATGATGGCAATGATTTATACATCAATGGAGACATTGCGAAGACAATTATAATGCCCATATCATGGAGAACAAAGGGGATACATTACGCCAAAAATGAGTTCTTTCTTGATGTTATTGAACGTGTGCAGTACTTAAtggattttgaaaagggaGTGATTAGGAAGAACCTGATACATGGAGAAATTGTATGCAGGTGCTATTTGTCAGGGATGCCCAAACTGAAAATATCCATCAATAAGATACTGAACAAAGACCCTCAATTTATGTCAAATTCCAGCTTCCACCAGTGTGTCTCACTAGATTCCATAAAcacaattgaaaaagaggaagaaaaggatgatgatgatgatgatgatgctGGTTCGCAGGCCGCAACAGATGCAAGAGAAATCGAATTTGTACCGCCGGATGGCGAATTTGTCCTTTGCCAATACGAGTTGAAGAGGCATGTAAAGGATGCGCCGatgataaaattgaaaggtTTTGAGATCAAACCTaaactgaagaaattcaaaatccaaattgtaaccaaaattcaaacaaATTTCAAACCGACCAATTCAACATCGAAGCTCAACGTTAAGATCCCGCTGACAAAGGTCTTCCAGGAATATAAAATAGACCTCAGCAAGCAAATTAGGTTCAAGGCCAACATCGGCAAGGTCGTGTTTAACTTGAGTGACGATTTTCTTCTATGGGAGATACAAACCATGAAGGGTCACCGGGAACATAGTACGAACAATGCCTCACAAGATAAAAACGACGAAGATGACCCGAATACGTGTGCATCCATGGTAGCGGAGTTTCCCCTCTTTaatcaagaagaatatGACCGTttgcaagaagaaatgaaaaccTCAATGAATCCTCCACCCCTGCGTACGGGACCAAGGCTGGAGGAATTATATAGACAAGTCCACGACCAACAAACTGCCCACGTTACTCCTCGAGATAAGTTAGTCAACATTGATTTCGAGATTCCGTACTGTACATGTAGCGGCCTGAAAGTTGAGTACTTGAAGGTCGAAGAGCCGCAGTTGCAGTACCAGTCCTTCCCCTGGGTCAGATACAAGACCATCAGCGACGAGGAGTACGCATATATTGTCTGA
- the OPI1 gene encoding transcriptional regulator OPI1 (Transcriptional regulator of a variety of genes~similar to YHL020C) produces MSENQRLGLSEEEVEAAEVLGVLKQSCRQKPQRSEDVSQGDQRSASELSTTPLNILDRVSNKIISNVVTFYDEINTNKRPLKSIGRLLDDDDDEHDDYDYNDDEFFTNKRQKLSQAIAKGKDNLKEYKLNMSIESKKRLVTCLHLLKLANKQLSDKVSCLQDLVEKEQVHPLHKQDGSAGTTAGAGEDDTSSDEDDDDEEFFDASEQVNASEQSIVVKMEVVGTVKKVYSLISKFTANSLPEPARSQVRESLLNLPTNWFDSVHSTSLPHHTSFHYANCQEQNVELQQQQQQLQRQQRQQQLLQQQQQKRNKDDGDTPPPSSSVTPNGKVLILAKESLEMVRNVMGVVDSTLGKAEEWVKQKQEVKEMIRERFLQQQQQYRQQQQRDGNCIKPSQDTAETKD; encoded by the coding sequence ATGTCTGAAAACCAACGTTTAGGATTATCAGAGGAAGAAGTAGAAGCGGCTGAAGTACTGGGAGTGTTGAAACAATCATGCAGGCAGAAGCCACAGCGATCAGAAGACGTTTCGCAAGGTGACCAAAGGTCGGCAAGTGAGTTGTCAACGACGCCGCTGAACATCCTGGACCGCGTAAGCAATAAAATTATTAGCAACGTAGTTACCTTCTACGATGAAATAAACACCAACAAGAGGCCACTGAAATCGATAGGGAGGCTACTggacgatgatgacgacgaGCATGACGATTACGACTACAACGACGACGAGTTCTTCACCAACAAGAGACAGAAGCTGTCGCAGGCGATTGCCAAGGGGAAGGACAACTTGAAAGAGTACAAGCTTAACATGTCCATCGAGTCTAAGAAGAGGCTTGTTACGTGCCTGCATCTTTTAAAGCTGGCTAACAAGCAGCTTTCCGATAAAGTATCCTGTTTGCAGGACCTTGTAGAAAAGGAGCAGGTGCACCCTTTGCATAAGCAAGATGGAAGTGCTGGGACGACCGCCGGAGCTGGCGAGGACGATACATCGTCtgacgaagatgatgacgacgaGGAGTTCTTTGATGCCTCGGAGCAAGTCAACGCCAGTGAGCAGTCTATTGTGGTAAAGATGGAGGTGGTCGGCACAGTCAAGAAAGTTTACTCACTGATATCGAAGTTTACAGCAAATTCGTTGCCGGAGCCCGCAAGGTCCCAGGTTCGAGAAAGCCTGTTAAATCTGCCCACAAATTGGTTTGACAGCGTTCACAGTACCTCACTGCCGCATCACACCTCATTTCACTATGCCAACTGTCAAGAACAAAACGTGGAGCtgcagcaacaacaacaacaactgCAACGGCAGCAACGGCAGCAACAACTTCtgcagcagcaacagcagaaaaggaacaaaGATGACGGCGATACACCCCCACCGTCCTCTTCCGTCACCCCGAATGGGAAAGTGCTCATTCTCGCCAAAGAGTCCCTAGAAATGGTGAGGAACGTCATGGGCGTAGTCGACTCTACGTTGGGCAAGGCTGAAGAATGGGTGAAGCAGAAACAGGAggtaaaagaaatgatCAGAGAGCGCTTCCtccaacaacagcaacagtACAGGCAGCAACAGCAGAGAGACGGCAATTGCATAAAGCCCTCCCAGGACACCGCGGAGACCAAGGACTAA
- the MCO14 gene encoding 4a-hydroxytetrahydrobiopterin dehydratase (4a-hydroxytetrahydrobiopterin dehydratase~similar to YHL018W): MHNKIVRIASSVLTGGKLLEKLKPLTHWKVQWDPNRTKCLGITREVTFKDYETTWAFLTRVSMRSHLWGHHPLIHTSYTWVKLELRTHDLDQNDGDQNQLSDIDVRMAKRIDSYIEEMTT, translated from the coding sequence ATGCACAACAAGATAGTTAGAATTGCATCCAGTGTGCTCACAGGGGGCAAATTACTCGAGAAGTTAAAGCCCTTGACCCACTGGAAAGTTCAATGGGACCCTAACAGGACCAAATGTTTAGGAATAACAAGAGAGGTAACCTTCAAGGACTACGAAACCACTTGGGCTTTTTTGACCCGTGTCTCTATGAGATCTCATCTATGGGGCCACCATCCCTTGATTCACACAAGCTACACCTGGGTCAAGCTTGAACTTCGTACGCATGACTTAGACCAGAATGACGGAGATCAAAACCAACTTAGCGATATAGATGTCCGGATGGCCAAGAGAATAGATTCCTACATCGAGGAGATGACAACTTAA
- the YLF2 gene encoding Ylf2p (similar to YHL014C): MNIGGGKFLLGRVSNNPTSGIVGLANVGKSTFFQAITNSKLGNPANYPFATIDAECAKVNIPSAPLSNLLRIYQSAKSVPGTLTIYDIAGLTRGASQGHGLGNKFLNDIRHVDGIFQVVRGFLKEDITHIEGNVDPVRDLSVVQDELILKDLEFLENIRERLNKKMRMVSKTSKEYQEMKVEKELLDTLEEHLFNGKKIRHFKDHWNLDEVKILNKHNFLTSKPTLILLNVSPQDYVRNENKFVKHIIEWINEFSPGDKFLLFSAEFESQFIECKGIASEYFDRIKEDTNASDVQLVSAIPEIILEMRRLLNLISFFTCGPQEVHQWNIREGTTAQEAAGVIHSDFRDTFISADVIKYDDLKTMEPPLNESLLKSKGLIKRAGKQYIMHDNDIALFKAAGGKNKK; encoded by the coding sequence ATGAACATTGGCGgaggaaaatttttactcGGGAGGGTATCAAATAATCCAACTTCTGGGATAGTGGGGCTTGCTAATGTTGGTAAATCTACTTTTTTCCAAGCAATAACAAATTCTAAATTGGGCAATCCTGCAAACTATCCATTTGCTACCATTGACGCAGAATGTGCCAAGGTCAACATACCTAGCGCGCCACTCTCTAATTTATTGAGAATATATCAGAGTGCGAAAAGTGTACCTGGAACTCTCACAATATATGATATTGCCGGGCTTACTAGAGGTGCATCTCAAGGCCATGGTTTGGGTAACAAGTTTTTAAATGATATCAGGCATGTAGATGGCATATTTCAAGTAGTGAGAGGGTTTCTAAAAGAAGACATCACACATATAGAAGGTAATGTTGATCCAGTCAGAGATTTATCCGTGGTACAAGATGAACTCATCTTGAAAGACTTGGAATTTCTGGAAAATATTAGGGAAAGACTGAATAAGAAGATGAGAATGGTTTCAAAAACTTCTAaagaatatcaagaaatgaAGGTAGAGAAAGAGTTGCTGGACACGTTAGAGGAACATTTGTTCaatggtaaaaaaattcggCATTTTAAAGACCATTGGAACCTAGACGAGgtcaaaattttaaataagCACAACTTTCTAACTTCCAAACCAACTTTGATATTGCTGAATGTTTCACCTCAAGATTATGttagaaatgaaaataagtTTGTCAAGCATATTATAGAATGGATTAACGAATTTTCGCCAGGAGATAAATTCCTACTTTTCAGCGCAGAATTTGAATCGCAATTTATAGAATGTAAAGGCATAGCATCAGAGTATTTTGACAGGATCAAGGAAGATACAAACGCTTCTGATGTACAGTTAGTTTCTGCAATACCGGAAATAATACTAGAAATGAGAAGGTTGCTGAACTTAATTAGCTTTTTTACATGTGGCCCACAAGAAGTTCATCAATGGAACATAAGAGAGGGAACCACTGCTCAAGAGGCTGCAGGCGTAATCCATAGTGACTTTCGTGATACATTTATTAGCGCTGATGTAATAAAATATGACGATCTGAAGACTATGGAACCGCCATTAAACGAGTCTTTACTAAAATCTAAAGGACTGATCAAACGTGCGGGCAAACAATATATCATGCATGATAATGACATTGCTCTATTTAAAGCCGCCGGTggtaaaaataagaaatag
- the DUR3 gene encoding Dur3p (Plasma membrane transporter for both urea and polyamines~similar to YHL016C), producing MGDFKPPLPQGAGYAIVLGLGAVFAGMMVLTTYLLKRYQKEIITAEEFTTAGRSVKTGLVAAAVVSSWIWCSTLLTSSTKEYADGIFGGYAYAAGACFQIIAFAILAIKTKQMAPNAHTYLELVRTRYGKIGHGCYLFYAIATNILVTSMLLTSGSAVFSDLTGMNTIASCFLLPVGVVVYTLFGGIKATFLTDYMHTCVIIIIVLVFAFKVYATSDVLGSPGKVYDLVREAAKRHPVDGNYKGEYMTMTSKSAGILLIINLIGNFGTVFLDNGYWNKAISASPAASLKAYAIGGLAWFAVPSLISLTMGLACLAVETSPNFPTYPDPLTSFQANSGLVLPAAAIAIMGKGGAVASLLMIFMAVTSAMSAELIAVSSVFTYDIYREYIDPRASGKKLIYTSHVACIFFGLAMSGFSVGLYYGGISMGYIYEMMGIIISSAVLPVVLTLCSKDMNLVAAVVSPILGTGLAIMSWLVCTKSLYKELTVDTTFMDYPMLTGNLVALLSPAIFIPILTYVFKPQNFDWEKMKDITRVDETEELVQADPSIQLYGAEANDKEQEEETNSLVSDNEKNDVRVNNEKLSEPNLAVAISNAIFQEDDTQLQEELDEEQRELARGLKIAYFLCVFFALAFLVVWPMPMYGSKYIFSKKFFTGWVVVMIIWLFFSAFAVCIYPLWEGRHGIYTTLRGLYWDLSGQTYKLREWQNSSPQDLHVVTSQISARVHRQSSHFGQVDEII from the coding sequence ATGGGTGATTTTAAACCTCCGCTACCCCAAGGCGCTGGGTACGCTATTGTATTGGGCCTAGGAGCTGTCTTTGCTGGAATGATGGTTTTGACAACGTATTTGCTGAAACGTTACCAAAAGGAAATCATCACAGCTGAAGAATTTACTACCGCCGGTAGATCTGTAAAAACTGGGTTAGTTGCTGCGGCTGTAGTTTCTAGTTGGATTTGGTGTTCTACATTATTAACGTCATCTACAAAAGAATATGCTGATGGTATATTTGGTGGGTATGCATACGCCGCTGGTGCATGTTTCCAAATTATTGCATTTGCAATTTTGGCAATTAAGACCAAGCAAATGGCTCCCAATGCGCACACATATTTAGAATTAGTGAGAACAAGATATGGTAAGATCGGCCATGGTTGCTACTTGTTTTATGCCATCGCGACCAACATTTTAGTCACTTCTATGCTTTTAACTTCAGGATCTGCTGTCTTCAGCGACTTAACTGGGATGAATACTATTGCATCCTGTTTTTTACTGCCTGTGGGTGTTGTTGTCTATACTCtatttggtggtattaAGGCAACTTTCTTAACAGACTATATGCACACGTgtgtcatcatcatcattgttCTTGTATTTGCCTTTAAAGTTTATGCGACTAGTGATGTTTTAGGCTCCCCCGGCAAAGTTTATGACTTAGTTCGTGAAGCCGCTAAGAGGCATCCAGTCGATGGTAACTATAAAGGCGAATATATGACTATGACATCAAAATCTGCTGGTATTTTATTAATTATTAATCTAATTGGAAATTTCGGTACCGTTTTCCTTGACAACGGTTATTGGAATAAGGCAATTTCTGCCAGTCCTGCAGCAAGTTTGAAAGCATATGCCATTGGTGGGTTAGCATGGTTTGCCGTACCTTCTCTAATTTCGTTGACCATGGGATTAGCATGTCTTGCAGTGGAAACGTCTCCAAATTTCCCTACCTATCCTGATCCACTTACTTCGTTCCAGGCAAACTCTGGGTTAGTTTTGCCAGCTGCTGCAATTGCCATCATGGGAAAGGGAGGTGCCGTGGCATCGCTGTTGATGATCTTCATGGCCGTCACGTCTGCCATGTCTGCTGAATTGATTGCCGTTTCATCTGTTTTCACTTACGATATTTATAGGGAATATATCGATCCTCGTGCAAGCGGTAAGAAATTGATTTACACGTCACACGTTGCTTGTATCTTCTTTGGTCTTGCCATGAGTGGATTTTCGGTTGGTTTGTACTATGGTGGTATTTCTATGGGTTACATCTATGAAATGATGGGTATAATTATCAGTAGTGCAGTGTTGCCTGTCGTTTTGACCTTGTGTTCAAAAGACATGAACTTAGTCGCAGCTGTGGTGTCGCCCATTTTGGGCACAGGATTAGCTATAATGTCATGGCTCGTCTGTACGAAGTCGCTTTATAAAGAATTGACTGTGGACACAACATTCATGGACTACCCAATGTTGACAGGTAACTTGGTAGCTTTACTGTCACCAGCCATTTTTATTCCGATTTTAACTTATGTCTTTAAACCACAAAATTTCGACTGggagaaaatgaaagatatTACTAGAGTTGACGAAACTGAAGAGCTGGTCCAGGCTGATCCTTCCATCCAGCTTTATGGTGCAGAAGCTAACGATaaggaacaagaagaagaaacaaattcTCTGGTTTcagataatgaaaaaaatgatgttAGAgtaaataatgaaaaattgagtGAGCCTAACCTCGCTGTTGCAATAAGTAAtgccatttttcaagaagacGATACCCAGTtacaagaagaattagaCGAAGAACAAAGAGAACTAGCACGCGGTTTAAAAATTGCATACTTTCTATGTGTTTTCTTCGCTTTGGCATTTTTGGTAGTTTGGCCCATGCCCATGTATGGTTCCAAATATATCTTTagtaaaaaattctttaccGGTTGGGTTGTCGTGATGATCATCTGGCTTTTCTTTAGTGCATTTGCCGTTTGTATCTACCCACTCTGGGAAGGTAGGCACGGTATATATACCACTTTGCGTGGCCTATACTGGGATTTATCTGGTCAAACTTATAAATTAAGGGAATGGCAAAATTCTAGCCCACAGGATCTACATGTAGTAACAAGTCAGATTAGTGCAAGAGTGCACAGGCAATCATCGCATTTTGGGCAAGTTGACGAAATAATTTAG